One window of Paludibacter propionicigenes WB4 genomic DNA carries:
- a CDS encoding tetratricopeptide repeat protein codes for MKRIFLSLILILLVASFTVQARGGQGISYYKAGFPDVAKPLLLSELTTDPTTSSETCYYLGKIYFGENKTDSSTYYFNKGLTGEGANALNSIGLAMLKIKSNPKAAEQEIQSTLKLPVAKKNPDFYIAAAESYLANGQFDDAINYREKAKNIKVKYAPLAVLSGDIELAKKDVGAACSNYEMAILYDANCKEAYIKYARAYRGVNSPLAISKLNELKAKEPSFLLADRELGDLYYSNNEFKQATEYYDNYLKSGNTSVADFTKYASSVFYSGDFNKSLEVAQLGLQKSPRNPVFNRLAMYNCVSLQKYDDALKYADAFFNKSDNPEISYYDYTYYGNALRAKKQYDLAIEQFKKAYDLDNKQIGFIKDISDMYAEKLDYNNAIITYNKYVSLLTEDKINADVYLDLGKLYYNYANAEKIDATLKRNNLLKADTLFAKVVTLEPTVYRGSRWRALANFGLETETNFGLAKPYYEQTLAIVEPKADVRYNSIIIECSRYLGYYYFQKKDYVQSKVYWNKILAINPADEVALRAIDGLDKSIKGKK; via the coding sequence ATGAAACGTATCTTTTTATCTCTCATTTTAATTTTATTGGTTGCAAGCTTTACTGTACAAGCCAGAGGTGGACAGGGAATATCGTATTATAAAGCTGGGTTTCCCGACGTAGCAAAGCCATTGTTGTTAAGTGAGCTTACTACAGATCCAACAACCAGTTCAGAAACATGCTACTATTTAGGTAAAATATATTTTGGCGAAAATAAGACAGATTCTTCAACATATTATTTTAATAAAGGACTGACAGGCGAAGGTGCCAACGCACTGAATTCAATAGGACTGGCTATGCTTAAGATTAAATCTAATCCTAAGGCTGCAGAACAAGAAATTCAAAGTACCCTGAAACTGCCTGTTGCAAAGAAGAATCCTGATTTTTATATTGCTGCTGCTGAATCTTATTTAGCAAATGGACAATTTGATGACGCAATAAACTACAGAGAAAAAGCTAAAAACATTAAGGTAAAATATGCACCTTTAGCTGTTTTATCTGGTGATATTGAATTAGCCAAAAAAGATGTTGGTGCAGCATGTAGTAATTACGAAATGGCTATACTTTATGATGCTAATTGTAAAGAGGCTTATATTAAGTATGCTAGAGCTTATAGAGGGGTTAATTCACCTTTAGCAATCTCAAAACTTAACGAATTAAAAGCTAAGGAGCCATCTTTCTTGCTTGCTGACAGAGAACTTGGTGATTTGTATTACTCTAACAACGAGTTTAAGCAAGCTACAGAGTATTATGATAATTATTTGAAATCTGGTAACACAAGCGTAGCAGACTTTACAAAATATGCTTCGTCTGTTTTTTATAGTGGTGATTTTAATAAATCGTTGGAAGTAGCTCAATTAGGACTGCAAAAATCTCCAAGAAATCCTGTATTTAATCGTCTAGCAATGTATAACTGCGTATCATTACAGAAATATGATGATGCACTTAAGTATGCAGATGCTTTTTTTAATAAATCTGACAACCCTGAAATATCGTATTACGATTATACATATTATGGAAATGCATTGCGTGCTAAAAAACAATATGATTTGGCCATTGAGCAATTCAAAAAGGCTTATGATCTAGATAACAAACAGATCGGATTTATCAAGGATATATCAGATATGTATGCTGAGAAGTTAGATTACAATAATGCTATTATAACATATAATAAGTATGTTAGTCTTTTGACTGAAGATAAAATCAATGCTGATGTATATTTGGATTTAGGTAAATTGTATTATAACTATGCAAATGCTGAAAAAATTGATGCAACTTTAAAAAGGAACAACCTGTTAAAAGCTGATACGCTTTTCGCTAAAGTAGTTACCCTAGAACCTACGGTATATAGAGGAAGTCGTTGGAGGGCATTAGCGAATTTTGGGCTTGAGACTGAAACTAATTTTGGATTAGCTAAACCTTATTACGAACAAACTCTTGCTATTGTTGAACCTAAGGCCGATGTTAGATACAATTCAATCATAATTGAATGCTCAAGATATTTGGGTTACTATTATTTTCAAAAAAAGGACTACGTTCAATCAAAAGTATATTGGAATAAGATATTAGCTATTAATCCAGCGGACGAAGTTGCTTTGCGAGCTATTGATGGATTAGATAAATCCATAAAAGGGAAGAAATAG